GATCAGTATAAAGAGTTTCAAAAAGAGCTGATTAATAGATTATCATTTTTAGGAGTATATATAACTGATACCTACTTCTGTCCATATCATAAAGATGGGGTTGTAGAGCCCTTTAATGTGGACTCTTATGATAGGAAACCAAAGCCAGGAATGTTTTTAAAGGCAGCTAAAGATCATAATATTGATATTAGTAGGTCGTTTATGATTGGTGATAAGTTTAGTGATATAATAGAACTTGAGTCACTTAAGTGTTATATTTTAGAGAGTGAGTATAATAGGGGAGAACCTGGTACTTATACTACAGTAGATGATATTTTTTGGGAGATAAATAGTGAGTTATAACGAAATTATTTTACAACGGTTAGGTGAATCCTCATCAGTTAAAAAAAAGATGGTAGAGTCTACCAAAATAATAGAATCTATAAACACTAGTGTTAAAATTATACTAGATAGTTATAAAAATTGTGATGGATCAATATTTTTTGCAGGAAATGGCGGGAGTGCAGCGGATGCACAACATTTAGCTGCAGAACTTGTTGGACGGTTTTATTTAAATAGAAAATCATTAAAGGCTGAGGCTATTACTGTAAATACTTCAACTATTACAGCTGTTGCAAACGATTATGGTTACGATAATATCTTTTCAAGGGCAATAGAGGGTAAGGGTCGTAAAGGTGATGTCTTTGTAGGCATCTCAACTAGTGGAAACTCAAAAAATATTGTAAATGCAGTTAAACTCTGTAAAGAAATAGGTATTAAAACAATAGGTTTTACAGGAGAAAATCTTGGAATAATGGATGATATTTGTGATGTAATGGTTAAAATACCATCCTCGAATACACCAAGAATACAAGAAGGTCATATCCTTGCCGGGCACATTATATGTGAATTAGTAGAGAAGGAGATGTTTCCTAATGTTTAAAACTATTAAAGAGTCCCTTAATTCTAGATTAAACTATCTAATTATTGGGGATGTTATGATTGATAAGTATATTTTAGGAGAAGTTAAAAGAATTAGCCCGGAAGCTCCTGTTCCTGTATTAAAGGTAAAAAATAAAAAACATAATCCAGGAGGAGCTGGAAATGTTGCTGTAAATATATCTGGATTAAACTCGGATGTTACAATTGTAGGTTTTACAGGGAGGGATGAATCCTTAGATCTTCTAAGTTTAGACTTAGAAGGTTATAAAAATATTGAACTTAGGCCTACAATTTGGTCTAGGAATACCATAACTAAAACTAGACTAATATCTGGGCAGCAACAGATTGTAAGAATCGATGAAGAGGAGAGTTTTTCTCCTACAAGCTTGGAACTAGATAATCTTCTAAGTGATATTAATAATATAGATTTGTCTAATTTTAACGGTATTGTTTTATCCGATTATGCTAAGGGCGTCTGTTCAGATTCTGTGTGTCAAAATGTAATTAAAAGAGCTGCAAATTTAAATATACCAACAATAGTAGATCCAAAGGGGTCTAATTGGGAAAAGTATAAGGGAGCCACAGTTTTAACCCCAAACCTTAAAGAGGTTGGAGATGTTTATGGTATGGAGATACCTAATAATGATAGTGAAGTTGAAAGGGTAGGTCTGGAGCTTTTAAATAGATTTAACCTAACTAATATAATTATAACAAGAAGCGAAAAAGGGATGACCCTTATAAATAGGAATACAACTGAACATTTTCCTACAATGGCTAAGGATGTATTTGATGTTTCTGGTGCTGGTGATACGGTTGTAGCAGGTGTAATAAGGTTTCTAACAGCGGGTTTAGATATAAAAGATGCAATTAATATAGCTAACTTTGCTGCGGGTATTGTTGTTGGACATGTAGGTACCTGGCCAATAAAAATGGAAGAGTTATTGGAAAAATCATCGGATAGTAAAACCCTTAACAGCACTATTATAGACCTTAAAAAGAACCACAAAAAAATTGTTTTTACCAATGGTTGTTTTGATCTACTACATCCAGGCCATGTAGATTATATGCAGAAGGCTAAAGAACTTGGGGATTATCTAATAATTGGACTTAATTCCGATGAGTCTGTTAGAAGATTAAAGGGTAAAGATAGACCTGTTAATAGTGAACAAGTTCGTAAAACTATGTTAGAAGCCCTAGGTTGTGTAGATGCTGTAGAGATTTTTAATGAAGATACACCTTACCAGTTAATTAAAAGGATTTCACCTGATATTTTAGTTAAAGGTGGTGATTATAATATAGAAGATATAGTTGGTCGTGAGTTTGCAAAGGAGACAAAGACAATAGAGTTTCTTGAAGGATTCTCAACTACTAGCTTAATAGATAGGATTAAACAAGCATATGTGTGATAGAGGAAACAGTAGTTTAAGGTTTTTTGATAGATACTTGGGAATACCAATAGTTTTCCTATTAGGATTATTTCATTTTAAAAGGAAAAAACCAGAGAGATTTAATAGTGTTGGAGTTCTTGCTACAGCAGCTATTGGAGATACTCTTTTAATCTCCCCCATATTAAAGGATTTAAAAAAAAGATACCCAGGTTCCGACATTACAATATTTTGTGGAAAAACAAATAAGGCTACATTTGAGATGGCACTACCTAGTTTTAAACTAGTTGTAATCCCTGTTAATAATCCCTTAAAAAGTCTAAAAATAATTAGATCAAATAGTTTTGATATCTTTATAGATTTTGGACCCTGGCCAAGGTTAAACTCTATTTTATCCTATTTTGCTAAATCTAAATACAGAGTTGGGTTTAAATCAATAAATCAACATAGGCATTTTGTTTATGATAAAGTTGTTGACCATTTGGATACTAACCACGAAATTGATAATCTTAGAAGAGTTGTTAAGGAGTTTGATGTAGTTTCTGAATCTATACCATCATTAGGGGATTCGACACCTAACTTAGAAAATCCCTATGTTGTTGTTCATATGTTTCCAAGTGGATATAAGGCTTTTTATAAGGAGTGGAGTGACTATAAGTGGGTAAATTTAATTAATGGTTTAACTGATAATGGTATCAATGTTAAACTAACTGGAGCTCCAGTAGATGTAGAACCTTGTAATAGGATTGTTTCTAGTTGTAAAAATTCTAGTAAGATTGAAGTTCTAGCAGGCAAAACTAATTTAAAACAAGCTGGAGAAGTTTTACAAAAATCTACACTTGTTATTAGTGTAAATACTGGTATTATGCATATGGCTGCAGCATATAATAAATATGTTATAGGCCTACATGGACCAACATCACCCTTAAGGTGGGGACCTATATGTAATAACAAAACAGATTTTACTGCCACAACTAAGGGGGCAGGTTGTCTTCATCTAGGTTTTGAGTATGTTGTAGATGATGTAAATTCCCTTGACTCAATAGATGAGTCTTTAGTGTTAGAAGAAGCTGTTAGGATATACAAGGGAGTATTATGTTAGGGAAAAAAAGGGTTAGTTTTTACATTCCATATCTCTTTATCGCAGCCCTCTATTGGATATTTCACTTAAAGTATATGCCTGAATATTTAGATGATGCATGGACCCTATCCTGGGCATACCGTTTAATGAAATTCAACGACGTTACCGACTATGTTTTTGGTTATGTAAATACAAGGGGATCAATACTTTTTGGACGGGGGTATGCCTACTTTTATGGTATTATTCTTGAACTTATTGGCTGGAGTAGATCAAACGCTGTAATTATATCTACTAGTTTAACTTGGTTAACAGCCTTTATCTGGTTTAAAATAACAGTAAATCTTGGTTATTCAAAAAAGATGGCAAAAATAGTTTCTATATTATTTCTAATTATGGAGATATATTTTGCTTTAGGTAATAAGTTAAGATCTGACTCTTTAGCACTATGTATAATTAGCTTTGCATTTTATCTGTTTATTAAAAAACACTACTTTTTTGCAGGACTTCTATCTATTATAGCATTTGAAGTGCATGTTATATCCCTTACCTACTTTTTATATATATTGGCCTATTTAATATCTATTTTTAAAGATATGAGGGATAGACCTCTATTCTATGTAAAAGGTGCTATAGTTTTTTTACTTGGTGTATCTGTTGGCTTGGTGTATTACTTTTTTTTACAGAGAGAATATTTAGAATACTTCTTTTCCCAAACTACAAGTGAGATGGTAGGCCATACTTTTTACTCTTATTTTTGGAAGATGAAGTTTGCTTGGAGACATTTGCCTGAACTAGTAATAGTATTGGTCTCATTAATTATATTTTTTAAGAAGAAATTGTATAAGATTGATAGTTTTATACTTCCTTTTTTTATATGTACTATTCTATCCACATTTATATTTAGACGGGGAAATTATCACTATACAGCTTTTGTCTACCCTTCAGTTTTATTGTTAATAGCGTTTATTGTTACAAATATTAAACAGGAAAAAATATTTTGGATACTGCTACTATGTTATCTAATACCCCAGTACGGTTTTTTATATTATACTAACCATAGTTTTAGTCAAAAAGAGTATGAAGCCTCTCTACAATCATCTATTCCCAAGGATGGAAGGTTTATATTGGGAAATCCCGGGGCTTGGTTTGCTCTTAAAGATAGGGAATTCCATGAATATGGATATTTTAAAAGGGGTAATCGAGAAGTCTATGAAGTTCCAAATGAGCTCTATCTTATAAGTACTAAGGATTACAGAGATAACATAATGGATCAAAAAGAGTGGAATGATACATTTATGAAGGATTATTTAGAAGAAAAAGTTGACTCTTTCTCTACTTTTGATGGTAATATAGTTGATATATTGCTACTAAAAAAAAGGAAATAAATGCAAATAATTAAACAGGCCGCTAAATTTTCCATTGTTGGGCTTATAAATACTGGTATAACAATTGGATCTATTTTTATTTTGACAAAAATATTTTCTGTAAATTATATAGTTGCAAATGCTATAGGTTATATTTTAGGTCTTATTAATAGTTTTTTTCTAAATAGGTCTTGGACATTTAAAAGTAGGGGTAAATTTAGATCCCAGGGATTAAGGTTTGTTCTTGTTTTTATAATGTGTTACACACTACAATTAGGGCTCTTAATAATCCTTAAGGAGAGATTATATATAAATGTCGATATATCTCAAATTATTGGTATGGTTTTTTACACAGGATTAAATTTTATCTTAAGTAAGTTTTTTACATTTAAAAAGGAGTCTTTATATGAAAGTTAGTATTATAATTCCATGTTACAATGAAGAGGAAGTTATTTCACTAGCCTACCAACGGATTTATAAAGTTATGGAACGTATTAGTTATCAATATGAAATAGTTTTAGTTAATGATGGTAGTAAAGACAATACTTATAACATATTAAAAGAGATATCTAGTAAGAATGACACTGTTAAAGTTATTAATCTTTCTAGAAATTTTGGTCACCAGCCTGCAGTAACAGCTGGTATTGAGCTATGTAGTGGGGATATTGCCATAATAATGGATGCAGATATGCAGGATCCTCCAGAACTAATACCAGATATGATAGATGTCTATTTAAAAGAAGAAGCAAATGTAGTATATGCAGTTCGAGAGAGTCGTAAAGGGGAGTCCTTCTTTAAAAAAGTTACAGCTAAGCTTTTTTATAGGTTCTTGAATTCAGTTTCTGAAATAAAACTTCCATTAGACACTGGTGATTTTAGGTTAATTGATAGATCGGTAATTGAAGAGTTTAAAAAATTAAAAGAGAAAAAGACATATATACGTGGACTAATTACATGGGTAGGTTATAAACAGGTTCCATTTTATTATAAAAGGGATCAAAGGTTAGCTGGAGAGACAAAATATCCTCTTTCCAAGATGTTAAAATTTGCTTCTAATGGCATTATGTCCTTTACTAAAAAACCACTTGAAATTGCCATCGGTTTAGGAACTCTAAACATAATAGTAGGAATTATACTAAGTGTATATGTATTTATCTCCCACTTTTCTAATAGTATAACCACTGTCCCGGGTTGGGCCTCATTAATGATTGTTGTTATATTTTTTAGTGGAATACAGTTATTAAGTTTAGGTTTTATTGGTATTTATTTAGGAAGGGTTTTTGATGAAGTAAAGGATAGACCTGATTATATAATATCAGAGAAAATTAATTTTTAAGGAAGAAGAATGAAAAATATTTTTATTACACTACTTTTACTGTTAACATTGGATATATCTGCATTTAATAGTTTAATGCCAGACTTAACAGATGGGCAAAAAGAGCTTTTTAACAAACAATCCTATCTAAAGGAGAGTGATGTTAAGTATAAGGATGGGTTTAGATTAATACCTAAAGATTACCCTCTTAAAAGCGAATTTTTGAAAGAAGTTAATGAGTATAAACCTGAGTTATGTATTGAACTTCTATTTGAGTTTGATAAACCAAATTTTGAAGGTGAAAAGTTAACTAAATTTTTACAAGAGAATATATTGGCAGTTTCAGACCAGGTTGGTATTGAGTACTTCTCTTTTAATAGAAATAAAATGTACCCTCTAATAGAAAAGTCATATATGGTGGAGAGTTATTCAAATAAAAAAGAGAAGATAAGTGATCCTGTAATTAATGAGGTTAAAGAACTAAGGAGATATACCCTTTTTCAAAAGGACTCTACATTTGGTAGTAATTACTACTCATTAATAAGTAGAACTAAGAAGGGTATTATATGGAATCAAATGGATAATATTACAGACCTGTCTGTCTTTAAAATTTTTAAGGCGTTGGATGAGGGAAGTCTACGTGTTGATTATATGATAATCCCTAATCAAGATAAACTACTTCTTTACTCTGTTGTGCAGATTAAAGATCCTCCAAAGGTAGAGAATGTTCTTGGTAGAAAAGTTAATATACCTGATTCTGTTAGAAAAAGGATACAAGCCATTATTGAGTGGTATATAAAAAAAATTACCTAAAAGGAATTAATAAAAGATGAAGATTGCGATTTTTACTGATACATTTTACCCACAAATTAACGGGGTTGTAACATCATTAACAGATCTAGCAAAGGGAATGACCGATAGAGGTCATAAGGTTTTTATTGTAGCACCAGAGGATAAGGGTGATTATACAGAGTTCCAGTATAAGGATATTGAGGTTCTAAGACTTCCTGCTATTAATGCTTCTTTTTATGAGGGTTTTAAATGGTCTGCTATAATGCATAAACCATCTTTTAAAAAGTTAAAGGAAGAGGATATTGATATTGTACATTTTATGACTCCTATAAC
Above is a genomic segment from Thiospirochaeta perfilievii containing:
- a CDS encoding D-glycero-alpha-D-manno-heptose-1,7-bisphosphate 7-phosphatase, with translation MNRALFLDRDGIIIKDVSYPHKIEDLIINNEIIPYLKHFLELGFKLIIVTNQAGISKGKFTMDQYKEFQKELINRLSFLGVYITDTYFCPYHKDGVVEPFNVDSYDRKPKPGMFLKAAKDHNIDISRSFMIGDKFSDIIELESLKCYILESEYNRGEPGTYTTVDDIFWEINSEL
- a CDS encoding D-sedoheptulose-7-phosphate isomerase, whose translation is MSYNEIILQRLGESSSVKKKMVESTKIIESINTSVKIILDSYKNCDGSIFFAGNGGSAADAQHLAAELVGRFYLNRKSLKAEAITVNTSTITAVANDYGYDNIFSRAIEGKGRKGDVFVGISTSGNSKNIVNAVKLCKEIGIKTIGFTGENLGIMDDICDVMVKIPSSNTPRIQEGHILAGHIICELVEKEMFPNV
- the rfaE2 gene encoding D-glycero-beta-D-manno-heptose 1-phosphate adenylyltransferase, whose product is MFKTIKESLNSRLNYLIIGDVMIDKYILGEVKRISPEAPVPVLKVKNKKHNPGGAGNVAVNISGLNSDVTIVGFTGRDESLDLLSLDLEGYKNIELRPTIWSRNTITKTRLISGQQQIVRIDEEESFSPTSLELDNLLSDINNIDLSNFNGIVLSDYAKGVCSDSVCQNVIKRAANLNIPTIVDPKGSNWEKYKGATVLTPNLKEVGDVYGMEIPNNDSEVERVGLELLNRFNLTNIIITRSEKGMTLINRNTTEHFPTMAKDVFDVSGAGDTVVAGVIRFLTAGLDIKDAINIANFAAGIVVGHVGTWPIKMEELLEKSSDSKTLNSTIIDLKKNHKKIVFTNGCFDLLHPGHVDYMQKAKELGDYLIIGLNSDESVRRLKGKDRPVNSEQVRKTMLEALGCVDAVEIFNEDTPYQLIKRISPDILVKGGDYNIEDIVGREFAKETKTIEFLEGFSTTSLIDRIKQAYV
- a CDS encoding glycosyltransferase family 9 protein is translated as MCDRGNSSLRFFDRYLGIPIVFLLGLFHFKRKKPERFNSVGVLATAAIGDTLLISPILKDLKKRYPGSDITIFCGKTNKATFEMALPSFKLVVIPVNNPLKSLKIIRSNSFDIFIDFGPWPRLNSILSYFAKSKYRVGFKSINQHRHFVYDKVVDHLDTNHEIDNLRRVVKEFDVVSESIPSLGDSTPNLENPYVVVHMFPSGYKAFYKEWSDYKWVNLINGLTDNGINVKLTGAPVDVEPCNRIVSSCKNSSKIEVLAGKTNLKQAGEVLQKSTLVISVNTGIMHMAAAYNKYVIGLHGPTSPLRWGPICNNKTDFTATTKGAGCLHLGFEYVVDDVNSLDSIDESLVLEEAVRIYKGVLC
- a CDS encoding GtrA family protein, translated to MQIIKQAAKFSIVGLINTGITIGSIFILTKIFSVNYIVANAIGYILGLINSFFLNRSWTFKSRGKFRSQGLRFVLVFIMCYTLQLGLLIILKERLYINVDISQIIGMVFYTGLNFILSKFFTFKKESLYES
- a CDS encoding glycosyltransferase family 2 protein, which gives rise to MKVSIIIPCYNEEEVISLAYQRIYKVMERISYQYEIVLVNDGSKDNTYNILKEISSKNDTVKVINLSRNFGHQPAVTAGIELCSGDIAIIMDADMQDPPELIPDMIDVYLKEEANVVYAVRESRKGESFFKKVTAKLFYRFLNSVSEIKLPLDTGDFRLIDRSVIEEFKKLKEKKTYIRGLITWVGYKQVPFYYKRDQRLAGETKYPLSKMLKFASNGIMSFTKKPLEIAIGLGTLNIIVGIILSVYVFISHFSNSITTVPGWASLMIVVIFFSGIQLLSLGFIGIYLGRVFDEVKDRPDYIISEKINF
- a CDS encoding DUF6675 family protein, with amino-acid sequence MKNIFITLLLLLTLDISAFNSLMPDLTDGQKELFNKQSYLKESDVKYKDGFRLIPKDYPLKSEFLKEVNEYKPELCIELLFEFDKPNFEGEKLTKFLQENILAVSDQVGIEYFSFNRNKMYPLIEKSYMVESYSNKKEKISDPVINEVKELRRYTLFQKDSTFGSNYYSLISRTKKGIIWNQMDNITDLSVFKIFKALDEGSLRVDYMIIPNQDKLLLYSVVQIKDPPKVENVLGRKVNIPDSVRKRIQAIIEWYIKKIT